In Struthio camelus isolate bStrCam1 chromosome 3, bStrCam1.hap1, whole genome shotgun sequence, the DNA window CTCACTGCCATTAACTAATAGCTATGTTCAGCTCAGTAGAAGGTATTTGGTTTTGCACTTTCTGTGCCACTTTAACAACTGTCTCCTCCAAAGCAACCGACCCTGGCTGGAATCGTTCTGCAGGACAGACCCAGTCAAGGTGCCATCAGCTGAAACACTTTGTTTAAACCATGGGTGACATTTTGATCGCAGTTGCACCAAAATTAACCAAAGGCCACGGTGACGATAATAGGATCAGAATCTAGCTCAGTATCAGTGTAAGGACTGTGGCCTCTCACTGGAGCATCTCAGATTACTAACAGATTACTCTTCTCATTGCTGTCTTAGTCAGGCCTCAAAGGAAAATTGTAGTACTGCCTGGACAGTTTTCAATTACAAgtctttattttgtgtgtgtgtgctataTAGATCTGTGCACACCAAGGTcatgtaaaaatattatttaaatgttttaccAGTTTCCAGAAAAATATGCTAGCTGAACGAGGGGAACTTGTTTTCCCCCTCTATTTTCATCCTAGTTCTCAAAAAGGAAGCTGAGCCAAACAAAAGTTATTTGTCTCTTTCATTCACCTTGTGCCTGCATCTGGAACTTGATTTGATTCAGAGTATAACTTGCTAAAGCTCTGTAATCAAGGCATAAGTTCTTATGTTTTTTGTTGCCTTTATCAATTTTGGAAGTCTTCCATTGTTTACAtagttttttttaagatagataCACTCTGAAAGGTAATCTTATCTCAAATTAGTTTCTTCATCAATGTTGTTTACTAGATTATCCTGTTGGCATGGAAGTCTCTTGCCCACATTACTCCCTCCCACTGAAAAACCCATAGAATGAACCATGGGAATAATTTTTCTCGGAGATCCTCAAACGCTATCCCGATGGagccgggccggggtgggggggcgtcaGGCTCAACTGCTGCAGAATAGGCTTTGTGGCTTGTCCAAACCCTGCAGATTCCAAGGAACATAGAGCTTTAGAGAGTTTGAAAAAGGCCGTGGCCAACTCTTCAAAGATTCCATGAGTCTGGCTTCTCCGTGGCCCTCATCTCGCATTCACTGAAGCTGTATTACAGAGATTCTTTGTAATCAGAGATCTCTAAATCTATCCTTTGCCTTAAATGAACTGTGTAACTCTGTATCTACTAAGCATCTTTACtgattttcttctaattttcttgAACAATTCTACCACAAGATGTAAAGACGCAATGTGATAGGAAACAGAAGGTGAATTGGCTTGGAGGGAGTAAAGGTGCTagagtttaggaaaaaaagatcttAGCACTGGACAATGTAGATACACCTCTTCATGAAACCAGTGTATCATGCGGCTTCAGAACTACCTCACTACCATGCCAGTGAAACTTTACTGATTTACTTTACTCAGTTTCTGAGTATCTTGGAGAGTTAACCAGAAATAAACATAAGTACATCAGACTAAGCCCTTTCTCCTAATGCTTTCACAGCTAGATGAAAAGGTCATCATGGCTctgttacaaatatttttcaagaccTCAGTGTCTGTGAGACATCCGTAATTCCAAAATCGAGGATCTAGTTACTGGCAAATATCACAGATTCTGTCCTGTATCTCCTTCTGATAATGTCACAGACACTGCTGAAGAGCAGATACATGCTATGAGAGttgatgaaattaaaagagaGCCCAGTCTTCCACATGGGTAGTCCATGATCTCAAAATGTCTGGCAGAATACATACCATCTTTAGTGAAACATCATTGGAACATTTCAGTCATACTGAGGCAGAGGTTTCTGCATCCAAAACCCATTTTAAGTTGTCAGAATCCAGCTGCAACATAGTTTGTTTTGATATTTAAAGCACCATTCAGAATGTGGATGAGATGATTATGCTAAAGAATAGCTTTATCAGTGTTAGTAAAATAGATccagaaaacagcaaagcagcTAACCACCattaatttaaagcaaaacaaaaatatcttataCAGACTCTACAAGTTTGTGGGGCTGttgtattttaatgtaatttcagTTTCTATTCATTATAATCACTATGCATAAAAAGCTGCACCACCATATATGACAGAATAATCCTGCTACCACTTTGTGGAAGCACAGAATTGTCCGAGGTCCTAATATAACAGATATGGCAGTGTGCCATCTTAAGTGTGACCTGGGCATCGGTGTCAGCAATCCGTAAAGTAAAATTAGTAAAAAACAAGGTTTGCCTGCAAGCACAAAAAGGGACCAAAAACTCAGGAATCTTGCATAATAAGGGATCTTCTAATCTGTGTATTTAGCTTTCTAATTTTCATCTGTTCCAGTCATCACTGTTGACTTGTCTTTGATGAAGGTAAAACAATTTTGATTTTAAACGCAATCTTCATGAGAATATGATATGACTGCTTTACACAAATTCAGGAGTTCTTTTGTAGTGCTCACCATCCTCAGTAAATATGCCTAGaaaaaggatgttaaaaaaattcttacaagAGTGATCAAACAGCCTTCAGGAAGAGATCTGCTATTCCCAGGTAgtattataaaatatacatatagtaTGAACCAGTAAAGAAGCAGAATGGATATAGTTAAGTCTTACATCTTTAAACTTACTTACACTGATCATTTGAAACCCTTTTCTGCCCAGGTGAAATTTATTCACATTGGTGGGCAAACAGCAAAAGACACATCCAGAGgaacaagagaagaaaggagatcccagcaaaacaaaaattacaaaaagtgCTGAGGACGGGATTAAGTTACCTATGTATGAGCAGCTAATGCCATTTTAGATAGCCTAGCAACTACCTAGGGATAGCCTCTTTGTTATCAGCTGCCACTCCAGAATGCCACTACGCTTCTGTAAGTCCTATGCCATATCTGCTAGCCCTGTGGGGATGCCTCAGTTATCCTAGGGTGTTTATAATAGTAATGGTTGCTTATATTTAAGTATTGAATCCCACCCTGAATATTTATATTCAGTGATACCCAGGCTCTGCCCAAACTAACCCCAGAAAAGGATGTGCTGAGGAGGACAGAATGAAGACACCTGAGGTATTCCATCTGAACCAGCTCTGGTCCTGAAACAATACAGCTGAACCGAACTGGCATGTGCTCACATTGCCACCCTGTTACGTGAGTTTATTTGTGGGGTTTTTGCTAGCTCCGGGATTTTTGCATGATGTTACATTACACGCTGTAGGTACTCCAGAGtttgggggaaaaggaaaactttGGCTTCCTCTTTGCAGTTTAGGCTGTAGGCTATATGATGATGGAGCAGTCCTTAGACAGAGGTGGCTGGGAAGCTCAAGAAAGAAATCAGTATAGACTTGTAGCTAGGAAATCAAAACCAGTAAAATGAACACTAGTCAGCTGTCTTTGCTTCTATaacgttttgcttttttttaaatctaatcttCCTTCATTCTTCCGTAACTACTGACAGAACAGAGTATGATTTCcctttctgacttttctttcaGTAGCCACTTAGGATCTTGTATCTTTGAAAGGTGCTGTCCATCAAAGATTGCAATCTGCCTTGTACGGTTCTCATATATGTTTAAATCTTCTTTTACCCTTCAAAGGCTGGCTGAAAGAAGTGTCAGGTCATTATTTCAGGCTGTAGTTTAATACCTTGGCTTAACAGCATATGATCTCTCTCCTGCGTTCAGCAAAAAAGACCTTCATTCACTGAAGGTCAAGGTATTagagtgttatttttaaatatcacttcCCAGCAGTGAAGAGTCAAAAATAGACTTCTACGAAAATATACAGTAATTAGTTAAACCTTGTTAGCCATCACATGAGGATGATAACTCCTCCCAGGGAAGACATAGTAAAAGCAGCTTTCACATGGATTTACACttagaagagcagctgcaggcttACTGAGAGGGAGTTCACGATACAGGCTCTTGAACGAGCAGAAACGATAGTTTGGTTCTGGGAAGGAAGTCAAAGACCATTTTGTCTTCATCATGATCTGCAAATGAATTCTATGGATTCTCTACTTTGGAATAATCCCCAGTAGACAGAAAGCTTAAAAAGATGGAGCTGGGAAAGGCAAAACTGCTGAGAACTGGCCTTAATGCTTTGTATCAGGCCATCCACCCCATGCATGGAATTGCCTGGACAGATGGGAAGCAAGTGGTACTGACTGCTTTATACTATCATCATGGAGAACTAAGGTTTGGAGACTCAAGTGTTGTTGGTCAGTTTGAACATGTGCATGGGCTTTACTGGGGCCCATGTTGCTCTACGGACATCCCAGCTTTGCTTGCTGTTCAGCATAAAAAGCACGTTAGCATTTGGCAGCTGGGCTACAGCACTGCAGAGAAGAACAAACCCTCGATTTCTCAAACTTGTGAAATTGGTGAGCCATTTCCACTGCTTTCCCAGGGCTGTGTGTGGCATCCAAAGAAAGAGGTCCTGGCTGTGCTTACAAAAAGAGATGCTTCAATCTTGCATACTGTTCGTTCTGACAATAGCAGGGTTAAAGCAGATATCAAAAGCAGTGGGCTTATCCATTGTGCTTGCTGGACTAAAGATGGTAATCGTTTAGTGGTTGCTATAGGTAGTACCCTTCACTCCTATATATGGGATGATACTCAGAAAACTCTAAATGCCTGCTCCTTTTGCCCAGTATTTGATGTGGGAGGTTATATCTGTGCTATAGAAGCCACGCTGGATCTCCAAATTGCTGTAGCTACTGAGCTTCCTTTAGATAAGATCTGTGGCTTGAATGCAGGCATGGCATTCGATGTGCCATCTGCTACTGAAACTGGCTCTTTAATCTCACAGTCTACTCTGGTGCTTGGTGATGAGGAATACTCCATGGACCTGCGAAGAAAGTCTACAGATTCAGACAGATCAGTCACTGTGGATTCAGTAGCATCTTCTTCATCAGGTCCTGTGGATTTAACCAATATCCTTGCAAACCATCGGAGGTCTGATCCTGGGCCTCTGATTACTTTGAAACGCAAAGACTACGCATCAATAAACGGCCAGGATTCTTCTTACCTGATCTTGGTGACTTTTGAGAGGAAGGTAACCACCACCAGAAGAGTCACCATCCCAGCTATTCTGGTTCCCGATATATTGGCTTTTGACCTTAGAGCTCAGATCGTGGCAGTAGCCTCTAATACTTCTAATATTGTTTTGGTGTATTCAGTTACCTCTTCTTGCATGCCCCATATTCAACaaattcagctggaaaaaaatgaaagaccgAAGGGCTTATGCTTCTTGACTGATAAACTCCTATTGATTCTGATTGGAAAACAAAAGTTCCCTGAGCCTAGTCTCATTCCATCTTCGAGTTCAGACAGGTATGTAATGCGTCTAATGATCAAAGAATTGATGTTTGAAGAAGATTCTTCAGCACTGCCTGAGACTAACCAGAATATGTTTTATAACTTTGAATCCTCTGTGAATATACCTGCGAAAAGAAAGTTCTTTGAAAATCTTGCCACAGAAGACCAACCTCAAAGCAGGGAGCTGCTAATGCCACGGAGCACAGTTATTCAATCTCCTAGTGGCAGGAGAAGACTCATAGAAGAAGTAAAAAGCCCTAGTTATGAACAGAGCTCTTCATCAAGTGTGAGTGACCAGGATGAAAAAAGGCTCCCAGGTGACTCCTCAGTTGCCTTGGAACCTTTGGGTGCTGACCCTATCAATCGTTCGCTGGCTCTTCTAGGTTTCAGAACACCTACCAGGCTTTCCAGCAGACCAACTTCCCCTAAGGTGCAGTTCAATGTGATCCAAGAAACATCAAGTTCTCCTAAAAATAACAATTCGCCAAGTGAAAGAGGAATGAGTCATATATCTAGGAATCTAGAGAGACTTTGTGGCAGCTTCAATGAATTACAACTGAGTCTTTCTGAACTAACAGACTTCACTAAAAATGGGAGGAGGATATCTTTAGCCTATCCATGTTCAGAGGAACCGCCTGTTGTTCATATCACTTACCAGGTAACTTTTTCATCAACTTAGAAATATCGTGATAGGgcactgctgttttaaaaaaaaatctttatttatttttaaatcaagaggCTGCAGTTTAATTCTTATGTAATCTGAGTTTGACATcaagcttaatttaaaattagTATTATAATTTGTCATTGAAACAGTAACTAAGGACTATGTGGGTAACTTGCAGGATACTTCACATGGGAGATCTGGGTCTGCCCTTCCTTCTTTGATTGTGCACAGCTGTGTTGGATACTTGCTGATTGGGTGTGTATCTATCAAAACAAGAGAGCGGAGCCAAACAGTCATTAGTGTACAAAAGGTTTACATACTAGTTCAGTACAGTGATGAGCCTGAGTTGGGTAGTACAGTAGCCATCCTCACCCGCGACCTGATAAATTCAAACCCAAGCTCCAATTCCAAGTTTGGAGGTAGCTAGGATCTCATGAAGGCTGAATCAAAGTACTGAATCTCAACTTACAGAAAATCGAAAGGAGGGTGATATGAAGTTGGATTATTTCTACTGCCAGTCTTTACACAGCTGCACATAAACAATTTATAAAAAGTATTACtacttcaaattttaaaagtcaaaatgtaattatttcattaaataaatagGTGAATGTCAAATCATCACGTTCCTATCCCACCTTTATTTTGGCAAAAGTCCCACTGGCATCAATAAGAACTTCAACTGACTAAATGCAGGCTGGATAATTATTTATTATCATTCTTCTTAGTAATGGTAGCAGTAATACTAATATTATAATGATAATACTTTTGGTCATGCGGATGGTGGTGCTGCTGTTGAAGCTGAGGTCCCCTTCAGGATGTAGGTGCCAATTATAAATGTATTCTTACCTAACGCAATTTAAGCACCATTATGTCAAAGTAATGCATTTATTACAGTGACGATGCTGAAATATGTATGTCTCAATCAAATTTGACTCACAGATATGCAATAATGGCTTCCTTTTACTTTAAAGGGATCCATATATGCACATCTAAGCACCTCCCTCAAAACATTCATTAAGGGAATCATGACTAAATTCACATATATTCATTACTTTTTAGCAATTATTTGTTTGGCATTTTAGCAAATTCTAGTATGTTAGGCACTCTGGATGAAAGCAAAGCTTTTGATGTGAATTAGTCAATAATTTAACTTGAACATATTATACAAATTCTGTTGAAAAAAGCAAACGTCTATTTTAAATAATGCAGGATTTTATTTGCCAAAAAGTAAACTCTTGTGCGCTACAGCAGGTTCAAATTAATTCTGATTTCTTAACATAAACCAATTTATTTATCTAGCAAGGAGCCCTCTCTGTTGGATTCTACTGGATTAACCTTTCCAAAGAGTAGTTCTGATTCTGACACCTAATGTTAATCTAAGATCTGAAAGTCACTGTGCACATATTTGTTTGCACAGGCAGTAAGAActaattttcctgtttttctctttggaaacaaAGAAACGTTAGTGcttataaaatatttccagacTAACTACATTTGGAAAGGAAGTCTCTTATTTATCTAAACAAGTCGGTTTCACATTGAGCCGGCAGAGAGCAACTCCAGTACCACATTGTAATGACTCAGAAAAAGTGCCACTTAATGTCTTTCAGACACATGTAGCTCTTCTGTGAAAGTCTCACATCTAAAGCCTTGCATAGTTCAACCCTGCTTCTGAGATCTAACAGGATCGCAGCATGATgccaaaaaataatgaaaaatagacTGATAACAAAAAGGCTTCCAGACAGACAGGGAAATATTTGCTTCATAGGCAGCTAATAATTTGCTCAGCAAATAGTTGTTTTGATTAGTTTGGATTCAGATATCTGAACCTTGTTCCTCTTTCAGGAGTTGATTAGCACTCTGTGAGCTCAGAAACCAGCTGGGCTGTGGGTTCCAGCCAGGCTCTATGTTCACAGTGCAAAAAGTCAGGAAATAGCTTTATTGCCTTATGATATAAATATCAGCCTGTGGAAAACATTCTAAACTTTAGGAACACTGCAGTCCAGTCAATAATACGGCCATTATCTGTCAGCTTTTGTGCCAAGTGCATGTCTTCTGAAGTGTTTGTATAATCCCCAGCACAGCAGAGGCTCAATTTTGATTGAGAAATCTCTTGTActataaaatatcaaaatgaacAGTGCTGCATAACCATGTCTGTGCGttaaaaacataaaaggaaagtTTAAGCCATTAGAGCTAAAAGTGTAGCAATAATTAATGGTCGATTAGGAACTTTGCTGTGCAGAAGTATTATTTACAAACATTAAATTTCCAGTTCTGCTTAGAAAACTGTAATATAAAACAGAATGTAAATTACTTAATAATTCATAATGTCTGTTTATTCAAAATCGTTGTTTATTCTGTTAGTTCTAACCTAACTATAACTTCTCTGCAGTCACATCCATGCAGTAttgtcagaatttattttctttgtgtccCATAGCCATAAAAGAAAAACACGATCACTCACACTTTGAAAATGTCACTGGACTATCACTTGTGTAATAGCATTCAGCCACCAGAGGTGACTTGATCATTCAAGCctgaaaagcaaatattattGCTCTTTCATCACATGCAGACTTGTGATTCAGGACAGTGTGGGAGGGCAGACAGACAGGCGCAATAAGAAGATATTattgaacaagaaaaaagaaagagatgaaaatctatcacagatttgtttctgtttcattttgtaaaaagatacttttgtcattgttttcccccagaaaagaaacagctgcagaatatTTAAACAAGCCTCACTTAAAAGCTAATTACAGTGGAAATAAAGCCAATCTGGATTTGAAATTAATGGCATTTAGGCAAATCTCTTTAGGAGGAAGAAGATTCATCTTAATTCAAGGAGCATCTTAAAATTCCTACATTTTGCTCAGAAGCAGAATGATGTCAGAAGTCTATATCATTGAGAGCATATGATGCATAATtcaacaggaaataaatacattttcagcaaTTAGTCATCatgatttccttttcttaacaTTCACCAATAATTGTAGACAAGTCAGTTTGTATTTTTATAACATCTTCATACAGTTTTCCATGGGAAACTTTATGGCCAAGGTCAGCTATAAAGTAAACAATCTTTTACACAGAGGTGAGAGAAGAATAGAAAGGATCAAAACATGACAATAaagttttttaatacaaatacatGGAACAGAGATAAGGCAGGAGGAGGATGCATTAAGGGTGGCAGCATAAAATGAGCAAGGAGATAAGGGGAAACCAGCCTGTAACGATCAGCTGTAATAAGTCCGTGAACCTTTTTGAAATCCAAAGGGCAATTTTGACTCGGGCTGAGCAATAGAAAGGAAGCCATGAAAATGATGAAAGAGGAAGGTGATACAACTGCTCCCTGGAGTAAGAAACTAGTCAGCCATCCTGAAGTTTAGAAGGAAGAGATTTAGGATGACCGTAAAAGAAAGAACTGCAGAGTCTAGACAAGATGTGATTAATGTGTGCTTAAGATTTTGAGCAAAGGTTGCGGGATCCATTAAGGATAAATTCTGACCATGTTCTGAAACTGCTCAACAGCAGACAAGCAGGGTTCACAGGGGTGCTGCGATATCTTCTATTGGACCAGATGATTCGATTGTCAGATAAACcaacaagagagaaaagaaatatgtaaTGTTAAAGATGAATCCAAGATTTCATACCTTGCAAAGGAAATGAAggtctgagttaaaaaaaaaaaacccatcccaAACATAAAGATAATGGAAGCACAAGCATGGGGGCAAAGAAAACACCTCACACTACAGGACATCTGCAACTTTAGTTGTAGAACTCTGAATGGGTAGCCGGGAGGAGAGAAATCCTAGCGTCATATCATCTGGAGTGCTGGTGTCCTTCCACGAGCTATAAAGGAGACTGCACTAGGATTTAAGCACCGCTGAGCACCTACAAACTCTTCCAAGTTAAACTATTTTACAGGCTTATGCTTTTCCTATGGGCTAATTAGGTTTGTTCTTGGAATGTCTCAAATAAGGGCATGCAAAGTTATTAAGACCTCCACCAAAATAAAATCAGGATCCACCAAAAATCAAACAGGAATCACAGCGGCAATAGAAGTCATAACAGGAAAGGCCAGTTTCTGCCAAATCCAAATACTACTACTCATGGCAACGCTGCACAAGGCTTAATAACGCACAGtgcttttaatatgaaaaatcaTAGTTCTCATTCCTCTTCAGTGCTCTTCCCGCAGCCATCTGTTTTCTCATTGTCTTCTTGGCCAGGTCCCCCCATGTCTGTATAATTTACCAGTTTTCTTTCCTCACATAGAATGAATATGGGGGCAAGGCAAAAGCAGGCTGACTAATGGGTATCAAAGCTGAAATTACCACTGGTGCACATTCAAAGAGCTGAAATCAAgggtttaaggaaaagaaaataaagagctagGCAACTACAGACCTATTCATCTTACAATGCATACATGTGACAGACTAAGCTGGTATCTTTCCTTCTTAAAAGAACAGATTATTCACACGAAGGATatgaagaatatttaaaatatctgtaaCTCAGTACAATACTTGAAATGGTGCTACAGGGAGAGATTATTTATTCAACTGCAGAGAATAGGGATTAATAGAAGAAATATAAGGTGGTCAAGGAAGAATTAGCTAAAGGAAAGATAATAAATGGTTATGCTAAAATAACAGGAAATAGAGGAAATTTGCCAGTGGATTCTCCCATGAAAGATCTTCAGGGTAATCTAAAAGTTTCAATAATGATCTGATGAGACACGCTAATAAAATCTGCTTATGTTACCAAGTCAGTAGTATTTGCAATGGAGAATCAGCATACCACACGTGAAATTTGATGACCTTAACATCTAGAAAAATAAGAATGGACTGAAATGAACTAATATGAAGTGCATAGTCATATATTCCCGGATTAATAGCAGTAATTTCTGTTATACATTAGCTATTCATTACCTGGAAACAATTGAGGAAGACAAAGACTTGCATGTGTTAAGTGACTACAAGACGATTCTGAATCAGAAATGTGAGATGGTCATTAAAAGAAGAAAGGCAGTCTTTGGATACACCAGTGAGGTATATCCAGTATGAGAGGCAATACGGGGCAACACGGcagtgaggcctcatctggaatATATTTTACAATTCTAGTCATCCACGTGCAAGAAAGATACATTTGGACTGCAGTGACTCACTGACCCAATGTTAGTAAAAACATATTTGATTGGTAGCATATTCTGATTTATCTCAGTGTTTCAGCAGTCATTAAAGTTAAGTTCATGAAGACTTACGGATCTTCGCATCCAGGCAAGTGAGGGCAGTGCATGAGGAAATCCAAGATTAATAAGGAAAAAGGGTCAAGAGGTAGAACTAGCTGACTGCTTAGTGGGGTtcaaaacagagacaaaatacATGTTTGTTTATTGTGCACACATATGGTGTAAGGCAGCTAATCCAGGAACCTCTTCTGCCGTAGGAAATGATTTTCTTCCCATATATATCTGCTTTCCAAAACATGAGGTTTGAAAGACAGCTTGGCAACACTGTGATTGGCTGGCTGCAGCCCAGAAGACCCTTTACAGGCTATAAAATCTGATCAAGGGGCAGGCTGACACAGatgaaagaaaacagttcttGAATTGATGGTTTGTTTCCGTTGGCTTTTTGTTGAGGGAGAGCAGGACCTGACATACTACAGGAAGTTGGCTAAAGAAACTTGATCTGAAAATATCCACTCAGGCACGTGAAAATTTCATTCtgtgaaatatatttgtttcttctgtgaGTATGTTCTTAGTCCTCCGATAAACTTTAGTTTAGGATAAAACAACTAACATTAGGGGCTTTTAAACAGAATTGCAAGTCCTCTGGCTTCCATTGGGGATAAATAGCAACACAGGAAAAAGAGATACTATTTCAGGAAGAGCTAGATTAAATTTAGATTTTACTAGAAAATGGTCTTTAGATCAAGACAGGACAATGGGAAGTACTAAGGtgagattttgcttttatttctaactCTGTCACAAATTATCTGCATGACCTTCAGTAAAATCTCTTAATCCTCCTGTGTCATGGCTTGATATCTATAAAAAGGGAATAATAACAACTACC includes these proteins:
- the LOC104151473 gene encoding WD repeat and coiled-coil-containing protein, with amino-acid sequence MELGKAKLLRTGLNALYQAIHPMHGIAWTDGKQVVLTALYYHHGELRFGDSSVVGQFEHVHGLYWGPCCSTDIPALLAVQHKKHVSIWQLGYSTAEKNKPSISQTCEIGEPFPLLSQGCVWHPKKEVLAVLTKRDASILHTVRSDNSRVKADIKSSGLIHCACWTKDGNRLVVAIGSTLHSYIWDDTQKTLNACSFCPVFDVGGYICAIEATLDLQIAVATELPLDKICGLNAGMAFDVPSATETGSLISQSTLVLGDEEYSMDLRRKSTDSDRSVTVDSVASSSSGPVDLTNILANHRRSDPGPLITLKRKDYASINGQDSSYLILVTFERKVTTTRRVTIPAILVPDILAFDLRAQIVAVASNTSNIVLVYSVTSSCMPHIQQIQLEKNERPKGLCFLTDKLLLILIGKQKFPEPSLIPSSSSDRYVMRLMIKELMFEEDSSALPETNQNMFYNFESSVNIPAKRKFFENLATEDQPQSRELLMPRSTVIQSPSGRRRLIEEVKSPSYEQSSSSSVSDQDEKRLPGDSSVALEPLGADPINRSLALLGFRTPTRLSSRPTSPKVQFNVIQETSSSPKNNNSPSERGMSHISRNLERLCGSFNELQLSLSELTDFTKNGRRISLAYPCSEEPPVVHITYQKCFSNGAVAEETKAVLLCDGKIHLSLVQQLFDLPIIEMKHGSSWIVLTADNDGFVPLIFKATQEIIIRDGTDSSEVCGGHSYQKSLSMRPPSRVT